A genomic window from Halogeometricum sp. S3BR5-2 includes:
- a CDS encoding PAS domain S-box protein — MRQGEVSDASGGREAIYEVFADRSQRPSEATRRALEIGAEHLGVEVGFLTRIEDGTQSIELVSGPHPTVRLGAACPLEEAYCSRTVRLSGPMSVQNAGSSDAVDPSAYERFELGSYVGTAVAVDGELYGTVCFADADPREEPFSESEELFVELLGHLVSRALERQRYERRLERRAERLAAEAERLENITQTTFDVIYRIDMQTNFTYVSSAAERVVGYDSGELTGASFADYIADASLPTVMDAFQRVYAGESVQNVQIGFDAKDGSVVVLEINVRPVFEGDEVVEMQGVARDVTERVRQEEMLRTRNRAIEDSQLGIVITELADDGERAVFTNRAFETLTGYAREEVDRSPRELLAGKRTSAAVTAEFERALANRESASAELVSYRKDGSPYWDSVSLSPVHGDGGAVTHVVAFHRDVTERERTRRLVGLFNRVFRHNFRNEMNLVLGHADLLSSLDATDRIEEVRRSADVIHRTAESLLDFSRRLRELERYADRDRDPVRIDPRSLLSTVRETCEQRFPEVTLHTTVATDRSVCAGDELGQALLELVSNAAEHNDPPVAVTVSVDDAGDRVEVRLEDDGAGILPGEVAFIESGRETALDHGSGLGLWFVNWVVTWYGGSFQIGPGPTGTGTVATLRLPALDADESVDEVAAPPTPLFQ, encoded by the coding sequence ATGAGACAGGGAGAAGTTTCCGACGCGTCGGGGGGAAGAGAGGCGATATACGAGGTGTTTGCGGACCGGTCGCAACGTCCGTCGGAGGCGACGCGGCGCGCCCTCGAAATCGGAGCCGAACACTTGGGCGTCGAGGTGGGGTTTCTCACGCGAATCGAGGACGGCACCCAGTCCATCGAACTGGTGTCGGGACCACATCCAACCGTCCGTCTGGGCGCCGCCTGCCCCCTCGAGGAGGCCTACTGCTCGCGCACGGTCCGACTGTCGGGACCGATGAGCGTCCAGAACGCCGGTTCGTCCGACGCGGTCGACCCGAGCGCCTACGAGCGATTCGAGTTGGGGAGCTACGTCGGGACGGCCGTCGCCGTCGACGGCGAACTGTACGGGACGGTCTGCTTCGCCGACGCGGACCCCCGCGAGGAGCCGTTCTCCGAGTCCGAGGAACTGTTCGTCGAACTCCTCGGACACCTCGTCTCCCGGGCGCTGGAGCGACAGCGGTACGAGCGGCGGTTGGAGCGGCGCGCCGAGCGACTGGCGGCGGAGGCCGAGCGGTTGGAGAACATCACCCAGACGACGTTCGACGTGATCTACCGCATCGATATGCAGACGAACTTCACCTACGTCTCCTCGGCCGCCGAACGCGTCGTCGGCTACGATTCAGGAGAGCTCACGGGCGCCTCGTTCGCCGACTACATCGCCGACGCGTCGCTGCCCACCGTGATGGACGCGTTTCAGCGCGTGTACGCCGGCGAGTCGGTGCAGAACGTTCAGATAGGGTTCGACGCCAAGGACGGGAGCGTCGTCGTCCTCGAAATCAACGTGCGCCCGGTGTTCGAGGGCGACGAGGTGGTCGAGATGCAGGGCGTCGCCCGCGACGTCACGGAGCGGGTCCGACAGGAGGAGATGCTCCGGACACGCAACCGGGCCATCGAGGACTCTCAGCTCGGTATCGTCATCACCGAACTGGCCGACGACGGCGAGCGGGCGGTCTTCACCAACCGAGCGTTCGAGACGCTGACGGGCTACGCGCGCGAGGAGGTAGACCGCAGCCCCCGCGAACTCCTCGCGGGGAAGCGCACCTCGGCGGCGGTGACCGCCGAGTTCGAACGGGCGCTCGCGAACCGCGAGTCCGCGTCGGCGGAGCTGGTGAGCTACCGCAAAGACGGCAGCCCCTACTGGGACTCCGTCTCTCTCAGCCCCGTTCACGGCGACGGGGGCGCGGTCACGCACGTGGTTGCGTTCCACCGGGACGTGACCGAACGGGAGCGGACCCGCCGCCTCGTCGGCCTGTTCAACCGGGTGTTCCGCCACAACTTCAGAAACGAGATGAACCTCGTGTTGGGCCACGCGGACCTGCTGTCCTCGCTCGACGCGACGGACCGCATCGAGGAGGTACGGCGGTCGGCGGACGTGATACATCGGACCGCGGAGTCGCTTCTCGACTTCAGCCGACGGCTGCGCGAGTTGGAGCGCTACGCCGACAGGGACCGCGACCCGGTTCGAATCGACCCCCGGTCCCTGCTCTCGACCGTCCGGGAGACGTGCGAACAGCGGTTCCCGGAGGTGACGCTGCACACGACCGTCGCCACCGACCGCTCGGTCTGCGCCGGCGACGAACTGGGGCAAGCGCTCCTGGAGTTGGTGTCGAACGCGGCCGAGCACAACGACCCGCCGGTCGCGGTCACCGTCTCCGTCGACGACGCGGGCGACCGAGTCGAGGTACGACTCGAAGACGACGGCGCGGGTATCCTGCCCGGCGAAGTCGCGTTCATCGAGTCGGGCCGGGAGACGGCGCTCGACCACGGGAGCGGACTCGGCCTCTGGTTCGTGAACTGGGTCGTGACCTGGTACGGCGGGTCGTTCCAGATCGGACCGGGACCGACGGGGACGGGAACCGTGGCGACGCTCCGCCTCCCCGCCCTCGACGCCGACGAGTCGGTCGACGAGGTCGCGGCGCCGCCGACGCCGCTGTTTCAGTAA
- a CDS encoding ATP-binding cassette domain-containing protein has translation MSAIEARQLALTYADGTEAVEDVSLDIPEGEFFGFLGANGAGKTTTIKMLVTLLRPTSGSVAVNGYDIENSPRRVRESIGYMAQETSIDPELTARENVRYACEAYGVPRGRRSERIDELLDLVDLVDVADKQAKGFSGGMKKRLDVATALAHEPPIVFLDEPTTGLDPKARNRLWDYFERINDRGTTIFLTTQYLEEADQLCERIGVIKDGTIAVSGSPAELKSRVGGDVLELELDDPAETDLERAREVALDSRLVAAAEDVETTADGLRVRSGEARRYGTDLLVSLRDAGLSVVGFNVRSPTLDDVFLAVTGEEYDADAAGTGGGGTDGGDGGAEDAETTVREASE, from the coding sequence GTGAGCGCAATCGAAGCCCGACAACTCGCGTTGACGTACGCCGACGGAACGGAGGCCGTCGAGGACGTCTCGCTCGACATCCCGGAAGGCGAGTTCTTCGGCTTCCTCGGGGCGAACGGCGCGGGTAAGACGACGACCATCAAGATGCTCGTGACGCTGTTGCGGCCGACGTCGGGGAGCGTCGCCGTCAACGGCTACGACATCGAGAACAGCCCCCGGCGCGTCCGCGAGTCCATCGGCTACATGGCGCAGGAGACGAGCATCGACCCGGAACTCACCGCGCGCGAGAACGTCCGCTACGCCTGCGAGGCGTACGGCGTCCCCCGCGGACGGCGGAGCGAGCGCATCGACGAACTGCTGGACCTCGTCGACCTCGTCGACGTGGCGGACAAGCAGGCCAAAGGGTTCTCGGGCGGGATGAAAAAGCGCCTCGACGTGGCCACCGCTCTCGCTCACGAACCGCCAATCGTCTTCCTCGACGAACCGACGACGGGACTGGACCCGAAGGCGCGCAACCGCCTGTGGGACTACTTCGAGCGCATCAACGACCGCGGGACGACCATCTTCCTGACGACGCAGTACCTGGAGGAGGCCGACCAACTCTGCGAGCGAATCGGGGTCATCAAGGACGGAACCATCGCCGTCAGCGGGTCGCCCGCGGAGCTGAAATCGCGGGTCGGCGGCGACGTGCTCGAACTCGAACTCGACGACCCCGCCGAGACGGACCTCGAACGCGCCCGCGAGGTGGCGCTCGACTCCCGTCTCGTCGCCGCCGCCGAGGACGTGGAGACGACGGCGGACGGACTGCGCGTCCGGTCCGGCGAGGCGCGTCGGTACGGCACCGACCTCCTCGTCTCGCTCCGCGACGCCGGCCTCTCGGTGGTCGGGTTCAACGTCCGGAGTCCGACCCTCGACGACGTGTTCCTCGCGGTGACCGGCGAGGAGTACGACGCGGACGCCGCCGGTACCGGCGGCGGAGGGACCGACGGCGGGGATGGGGGCGCGGAAGACGCCGAGACGACCGTCCGGGAGGCGTCGGAGTGA
- a CDS encoding ABC transporter permease: MSAETGRKADGNGFLTDTWINLKRWALKTLRNPFVMTFSLLNPVMFLVLFTEVFGGITGGAIAGSIGADVSYVTYLVPAIAIQVSLIAATTSGIGLVEDIENGMFEKALVSPMHRGAVFLGKSLSEVLRIVVQICIILTFGYVLLWFETGGDPGDYVATGLLGAVGIVVVGIFFSVWFTAFSNIMALVTRDDESTMISVNILQFPLLFLSSAFLPLDSLPGWVRAVAAVNPITYGVDAARALMFGRDVMTVVDVSAFGGVWNTLVPALLVLGALDLALGSVAVYFMARATSAEAR; this comes from the coding sequence GTGAGCGCCGAAACCGGGCGGAAGGCCGACGGCAACGGCTTCCTGACCGACACCTGGATAAACCTCAAACGGTGGGCGCTGAAGACGCTGCGGAACCCGTTCGTGATGACGTTCTCGCTTCTGAATCCGGTGATGTTCCTCGTGCTGTTCACCGAGGTGTTCGGAGGGATAACGGGCGGGGCTATCGCCGGCAGCATCGGCGCCGACGTGAGTTACGTCACCTACCTCGTCCCCGCCATCGCGATACAGGTGTCGCTCATCGCGGCGACCACCTCCGGTATCGGCCTCGTCGAGGACATCGAGAACGGGATGTTCGAGAAGGCGCTCGTCTCGCCGATGCACCGCGGCGCCGTCTTCCTCGGGAAGTCGCTCTCGGAGGTGCTCCGCATCGTCGTCCAGATATGCATCATCCTCACGTTCGGCTACGTCCTACTGTGGTTCGAGACGGGCGGGGACCCCGGCGACTACGTCGCTACCGGCCTCCTCGGCGCGGTCGGAATCGTCGTCGTCGGCATCTTCTTCTCCGTCTGGTTCACGGCGTTCTCGAACATCATGGCGCTCGTCACCCGCGACGACGAGTCGACGATGATATCCGTGAACATCCTGCAGTTCCCGCTCCTCTTTCTCTCCAGCGCCTTCCTCCCCCTCGACAGCCTTCCGGGGTGGGTTCGGGCCGTCGCTGCGGTGAACCCGATCACCTACGGCGTCGACGCTGCGCGCGCGCTGATGTTCGGCCGCGACGTGATGACCGTCGTCGACGTGTCGGCGTTCGGCGGCGTCTGGAACACGCTGGTGCCGGCGCTTCTCGTGCTCGGGGCTCTGGACCTCGCGCTGGGATCCGTCGCCGTCTACTTCATGGCCCGAGCGACCAGCGCGGAGGCGCGCTGA
- a CDS encoding DUF4396 domain-containing protein, whose product MLREQLATPLQGSLIPQWLAQFGKQLEHAFAPIRRVLEPVLSSPVVAGIWVLLVVSAVAVLWWDIRKRNEALPSMMKFVWTLTVVYSGPIGLAVYWWSGRTQIARDSLWRRGARSTSHCYSGCGLGEIVGITLAQGILGLHTLWVVVVTFGFAYLFGYGLNIGPLMQEGSSFREATRDALLSETPSITVMEIAAIGTDLLLAGTAGIGSVLFWMAMAFSLSVGFIAAYPVNAGLITFGVKEGMMNPKEMGQGSGA is encoded by the coding sequence ATGCTTCGAGAACAACTCGCGACGCCGCTACAGGGGTCGTTGATTCCGCAGTGGCTCGCACAGTTCGGAAAACAGCTCGAACACGCGTTCGCGCCGATACGGCGGGTGCTGGAGCCCGTGCTCTCCAGCCCCGTCGTCGCCGGCATCTGGGTGTTGTTGGTCGTCTCGGCGGTGGCCGTCCTCTGGTGGGACATCCGGAAGCGAAACGAGGCGCTCCCGTCGATGATGAAGTTCGTCTGGACGCTGACCGTCGTCTACTCGGGCCCCATCGGTCTCGCCGTCTACTGGTGGTCCGGGCGGACGCAGATAGCCCGCGACTCGCTCTGGCGGCGCGGCGCGCGCTCGACGAGCCACTGCTACTCGGGGTGCGGACTGGGCGAAATCGTCGGCATCACGCTCGCGCAGGGCATCCTGGGACTCCACACCCTCTGGGTCGTGGTCGTCACGTTCGGGTTCGCGTACCTGTTCGGCTACGGGCTCAACATCGGCCCGCTGATGCAGGAGGGGTCGAGTTTCCGCGAGGCGACGCGGGACGCACTCCTCAGCGAGACGCCGAGCATCACCGTCATGGAGATAGCGGCCATCGGCACGGACCTGCTGTTGGCCGGCACCGCCGGCATCGGGAGCGTCCTGTTCTGGATGGCGATGGCGTTCTCGCTGTCGGTCGGGTTCATCGCCGCCTACCCCGTCAACGCCGGTCTCATCACCTTCGGCGTGAAGGAGGGAATGATGAATCCGAAGGAGATGGGTCAGGGTTCGGGCGCTTAG
- a CDS encoding YdcF family protein, translated as MIVVVPGHRLESARIHDQLRARVDAGIRAFEDLDASQLVFSGGRANPSVDRTECGVMGDYAVREGVDPDRIVLDPFAYDTIGNAYFTRVLADDVGLDAGSIRITTDDFHADRTVYAFEHCFGPGVPVEATHTVATDVDVDAPVCRRKLAQTRRFFDGIAPGDAAAIRRRLHEEHDCYEFPELETARTAAR; from the coding sequence ATGATAGTCGTCGTCCCCGGCCACCGCCTCGAATCGGCGCGGATACACGACCAACTGCGGGCGCGGGTCGACGCGGGAATACGGGCGTTCGAGGACCTCGACGCCTCCCAACTCGTCTTCTCGGGCGGACGGGCGAACCCGAGCGTCGACCGGACGGAGTGCGGCGTGATGGGCGACTACGCGGTCCGCGAGGGGGTCGACCCCGACCGAATCGTGCTTGACCCCTTCGCCTACGACACGATCGGGAACGCCTACTTCACCCGCGTCCTCGCGGACGACGTGGGACTCGACGCGGGGTCGATACGGATAACGACCGACGACTTCCACGCCGACAGAACGGTGTACGCCTTCGAGCACTGCTTCGGGCCGGGCGTCCCCGTCGAAGCGACGCACACCGTGGCGACGGACGTCGACGTCGACGCGCCGGTGTGCCGGCGGAAACTGGCGCAGACGCGGCGGTTCTTCGACGGCATCGCCCCCGGCGACGCGGCGGCGATTCGGCGCCGCCTGCACGAGGAACACGACTGCTACGAGTTCCCCGAACTGGAGACGGCCCGGACGGCCGCGCGCTGA
- a CDS encoding sugar porter family MFS transporter encodes MSLSRIDRLANAERSHDTFVYVAAVIAAFNGLLFGFDTGVVSGALIYIEQSFGLSTFMEQVVASSVLVGAMVGAMTGGRLADRFGRRRLTLASSVLFFVGSLGMGLAPSLWSLIALRGITGLGVGVASIIGPLYISEMAPPDVRGSLGFLQQLMVTLGILLAYGINYVFAPNFLGIIGWRWMLGFGALPAVALGVGMYFLPESPRWLVENGRIDEARDVLSRMRARDDVDEEIEQIEQVSEKESEGSAADLLQPWIRPALTVGIGLAILQQVSGINTILYYAPTILTNIGLGNIASLFGTVGIGVVNVVMTCVAIYLVDRVGRRPLLLVGTGGMTLMLGVLGLGFYLPGLSGIIGYVTLASMILYVAFFAIGLGPVFWLLISEIFPLRLRGSGEGVSSFFNWTANLLVSLTFLSLIQRFGEAVGFWTLGVFSLAAVAFIYFRVPETMGRSLEEIESDLQENTVVGADERGAQADNPD; translated from the coding sequence ATGAGTCTGAGCCGCATCGACCGACTGGCGAACGCCGAGCGGAGCCACGACACCTTCGTCTACGTCGCCGCCGTCATCGCGGCGTTCAACGGCCTGCTGTTCGGGTTCGACACCGGCGTCGTCTCCGGCGCCCTCATCTACATCGAACAGTCGTTCGGCCTCTCGACGTTCATGGAACAGGTCGTCGCGAGCAGCGTGCTCGTCGGCGCGATGGTGGGCGCGATGACCGGCGGGCGACTGGCCGACCGGTTCGGCCGCCGGCGCCTGACGCTCGCGTCGTCGGTGCTGTTCTTCGTCGGGTCGCTCGGGATGGGACTCGCACCGAGTCTCTGGTCGCTCATCGCCCTGCGGGGCATCACGGGCCTCGGCGTCGGCGTCGCCTCCATCATCGGACCGCTGTACATCTCCGAGATGGCCCCGCCGGACGTCCGCGGGTCGCTCGGCTTCCTCCAGCAGTTGATGGTCACGCTGGGCATCCTCCTGGCGTACGGAATCAACTACGTCTTCGCCCCGAACTTCCTCGGCATCATCGGGTGGCGCTGGATGCTCGGGTTCGGCGCCCTCCCGGCCGTCGCGCTCGGCGTCGGGATGTACTTCCTCCCCGAGAGCCCCCGTTGGTTGGTCGAGAACGGCCGCATCGACGAGGCCCGCGACGTGCTCTCGCGGATGCGGGCGCGCGACGACGTCGACGAGGAGATAGAGCAGATAGAGCAGGTCAGCGAGAAGGAGTCCGAAGGCAGCGCCGCGGACCTGCTTCAGCCGTGGATTCGCCCGGCGCTGACGGTCGGTATCGGCCTCGCCATCCTCCAGCAGGTCAGCGGTATCAACACCATCCTCTACTACGCGCCGACCATCCTCACCAACATCGGCCTCGGAAACATCGCCTCGCTGTTCGGCACGGTGGGTATCGGCGTCGTCAACGTGGTGATGACCTGCGTCGCAATCTACCTCGTCGACCGGGTCGGCCGGCGGCCCCTGCTGCTCGTCGGCACCGGCGGGATGACCCTCATGCTGGGCGTCCTCGGCCTCGGCTTCTACCTGCCGGGGCTCTCCGGAATCATCGGCTACGTGACGCTGGCGAGCATGATACTGTACGTCGCCTTCTTCGCCATCGGTCTCGGCCCGGTGTTCTGGCTGCTCATCTCGGAGATATTCCCGCTCCGACTGCGCGGGTCCGGGGAGGGCGTCTCCAGTTTCTTCAACTGGACGGCGAACCTGCTCGTCTCCCTGACGTTCCTCTCGCTCATCCAGCGGTTCGGCGAGGCCGTCGGCTTCTGGACGCTCGGCGTCTTCTCGCTCGCCGCGGTGGCGTTCATCTACTTCCGCGTGCCCGAGACGATGGGTCGCTCGCTCGAGGAAATCGAATCGGACCTCCAAGAGAACACCGTCGTCGGCGCGGACGAGAGGGGCGCGCAGGCGGACAACCCGGACTGA
- a CDS encoding ASCH domain-containing protein — MSEIDVDGLLPNDRVKQSVLEGDVTQLTRGASNRYAEAGDTFAVDGETFRVASVEERTLGEFTDEDARREGSESLDAYKERMNRVHGGNFEWDDGDEVVTYRFERAD, encoded by the coding sequence ATGTCCGAAATCGACGTCGACGGCCTGCTCCCCAACGACCGCGTGAAACAGTCCGTGCTGGAGGGCGACGTCACCCAACTCACCCGCGGCGCGAGCAACCGCTACGCGGAGGCGGGAGATACCTTCGCCGTCGACGGCGAGACGTTCCGCGTCGCGTCCGTCGAGGAGCGAACGCTCGGCGAGTTCACCGACGAGGACGCTCGCCGCGAGGGTTCGGAGTCGCTCGACGCGTACAAAGAGCGGATGAACCGGGTTCACGGCGGCAACTTCGAGTGGGACGACGGGGACGAAGTCGTGACCTACCGGTTCGAGCGGGCGGACTGA
- a CDS encoding NADP-dependent oxidoreductase, with translation MRETNREWYFAERPDGEPTLDSFEFREGDVPDPRHGELLVRVRYLSVDPYMRGRMRDAESYAEPWDVGDTLKGGVVGEVVESESDRYEAGDHVTGNGAWADYAVLDADEAAPVDTSVAGLPAHLGVLGMPGRTAYFGLLDAGDPKPDDTVVVSGAAGAVGSVVGQIARLNGCRVVGFAGSDEKTEWLTDELGFDAAINYKSTDDYAAALDDAAPGGVDVYFDNVGGPITDAVFRKLNLDARVAVCGQIAHYNDEGVPTGPRKLPMLIAPRATVRGLLVGDYVTRFEEANERLRGWIDAGELEHRETVVEGLENAPDAFLGLFSGDNIGKQVVRVSEE, from the coding sequence ATGCGAGAGACCAACCGCGAGTGGTACTTCGCCGAACGGCCCGACGGCGAACCGACGCTGGACAGCTTCGAGTTCCGCGAGGGCGACGTTCCCGACCCGAGACACGGCGAACTGCTCGTCCGCGTCCGATACCTCTCCGTCGACCCGTACATGCGCGGCCGGATGCGCGACGCCGAGTCGTACGCCGAACCGTGGGACGTGGGCGACACGCTGAAGGGCGGCGTCGTCGGCGAAGTCGTCGAAAGCGAGAGCGACCGGTACGAGGCGGGCGACCACGTCACCGGCAACGGCGCGTGGGCCGACTACGCCGTTCTCGACGCCGACGAGGCCGCGCCCGTCGACACCTCGGTCGCGGGGCTACCGGCGCACCTCGGCGTCCTCGGGATGCCGGGACGGACGGCGTACTTCGGACTGCTCGACGCCGGCGACCCGAAGCCCGACGACACGGTGGTCGTCTCCGGCGCGGCGGGCGCCGTCGGCTCCGTCGTCGGCCAGATAGCGCGGCTCAACGGCTGTCGCGTCGTCGGCTTCGCCGGGTCCGACGAGAAGACCGAGTGGCTCACCGACGAGTTGGGGTTCGACGCCGCGATAAACTACAAGTCGACCGACGACTACGCGGCCGCCCTCGACGACGCCGCGCCCGGCGGCGTCGACGTCTACTTCGACAACGTCGGCGGGCCCATCACGGACGCGGTGTTCAGAAAACTGAACCTCGACGCCCGCGTCGCCGTCTGCGGGCAGATAGCCCACTACAACGACGAGGGCGTGCCGACCGGGCCGCGGAAACTCCCGATGCTCATCGCGCCGCGCGCGACGGTTCGAGGGTTGCTCGTCGGCGACTACGTGACCCGCTTCGAGGAGGCGAACGAGCGACTCCGCGGCTGGATCGACGCCGGGGAACTCGAACACCGCGAGACGGTCGTCGAGGGGTTGGAGAACGCTCCGGACGCCTTCCTCGGACTGTTCTCGGGTGACAACATCGGGAAACAGGTCGTCCGCGTCTCCGAGGAGTGA
- a CDS encoding alpha/beta hydrolase, whose protein sequence is MTPPGGRDDGSVPGPHDPDSFVAAGAPRGAARAAVVALHGRGATAQGIVNLLDPVYRHGVAFVAPRADRSRWYPGAADDPLERNEPHLSSALGVVETVLDRVASDFGVPRERTVLLGFSQGACVAAEYVARNPGPSPVVLLSGTLLGPSVDAGADRYVGEKSFDGTPVFVGYGAEDARVDAGRVRDTANAFRSLGADVTERRYEGVGHEVTDDEFDYVDALLAELVDGKR, encoded by the coding sequence GTGACGCCGCCCGGCGGGCGGGACGACGGTTCCGTCCCGGGACCGCACGACCCCGACTCGTTCGTCGCCGCGGGCGCGCCGCGGGGGGCGGCGCGGGCCGCGGTGGTCGCCCTCCACGGCCGGGGAGCGACGGCGCAGGGCATCGTGAACCTCCTCGACCCGGTGTACCGCCACGGCGTCGCGTTCGTCGCGCCGCGGGCCGACCGGAGCCGGTGGTATCCGGGCGCGGCCGACGACCCCCTCGAACGGAACGAACCCCACCTCTCCTCGGCGCTCGGCGTCGTGGAGACGGTTCTCGACCGGGTCGCCTCCGACTTCGGCGTCCCGCGGGAGCGGACCGTGCTCCTCGGGTTCTCGCAGGGCGCCTGCGTCGCCGCGGAGTACGTCGCGCGGAATCCCGGTCCGTCGCCCGTCGTCCTCCTCAGCGGGACGCTCCTCGGACCGAGCGTCGACGCCGGCGCCGACCGGTACGTCGGAGAGAAGAGCTTCGACGGCACCCCCGTCTTCGTCGGCTACGGCGCCGAGGACGCGCGGGTCGACGCCGGGCGCGTCCGGGATACCGCCAACGCGTTTCGGTCGCTGGGCGCCGACGTGACCGAACGCCGCTACGAGGGAGTCGGCCACGAGGTGACCGACGACGAGTTCGACTACGTGGACGCGTTGCTCGCGGAACTCGTCGACGGGAAAAGATAA
- a CDS encoding VOC family protein yields the protein MLTDTPGIHHVTSMVGDPQENLDFYVDTLGLRLVKRTVNHEDVLRYHFYYGNGSGDVGTVYTCFPYPNEPPGRRGRPGIPAAAFAVPPGSLDYWEGRLDDRGVDTERRERFGETALRFEDPSNTRLELVAADSPVDPWTGGSVPADAAIRGIHGVTTLPVNPYQTAGVLETLGFEYVAEEGDRVRYEAPGDRGTVVDLLDREAPFAREGVGSIHHVALRVPDEEELREWHDLFRERDIEVSRIRDRHYYRAIYVREPGGVLFELSTEKPGFDVDEGEESFGSSLVLPPWAEEDREMIEGQLPPVDVPGADE from the coding sequence ATGCTCACCGACACGCCGGGAATCCACCACGTCACGTCGATGGTCGGCGACCCGCAGGAGAACCTCGACTTCTACGTCGACACGCTGGGTCTGCGCCTCGTGAAGCGGACGGTCAACCACGAGGACGTGCTCCGATACCACTTCTACTACGGCAACGGTTCCGGCGACGTCGGCACCGTCTACACCTGCTTTCCGTACCCGAACGAACCGCCGGGGAGACGGGGGCGGCCGGGGATACCCGCCGCCGCCTTCGCCGTCCCACCGGGGTCGCTCGACTACTGGGAGGGTCGACTGGATGACCGGGGCGTCGACACCGAGCGACGCGAGCGGTTCGGGGAGACGGCGCTCCGGTTCGAGGACCCCTCGAACACCCGCCTCGAACTCGTCGCCGCCGACTCGCCCGTGGACCCGTGGACGGGCGGGTCCGTCCCGGCCGACGCCGCGATTCGAGGGATTCACGGCGTCACGACGCTCCCGGTGAACCCCTATCAGACCGCCGGCGTCCTGGAGACCCTCGGGTTCGAGTACGTCGCCGAGGAGGGCGACCGGGTCCGCTACGAGGCTCCCGGCGACCGTGGCACCGTCGTGGACCTGTTGGACCGCGAGGCCCCGTTCGCCCGCGAGGGCGTCGGCAGCATCCACCACGTCGCCCTCCGCGTCCCCGACGAGGAGGAGTTGCGCGAGTGGCACGACCTGTTCCGGGAGCGGGATATCGAGGTGTCGCGCATCCGCGACCGACACTACTACCGAGCGATATACGTGCGCGAACCGGGCGGCGTCCTCTTCGAACTCTCGACCGAGAAACCCGGCTTCGACGTCGACGAGGGGGAGGAGTCGTTCGGGTCGTCGCTCGTCCTGCCGCCGTGGGCCGAGGAGGACCGCGAGATGATAGAGGGGCAACTGCCGCCGGTGGACGTGCCGGGTGCGGACGAGTGA